ACCCCGAGATCCATTTCTTTCACTCTGGCTTCGTAGCTCGGATTATCCGAAGTGAACAGCGCGGCGACGCGAAATGCCTTGGGCACGGATTCCTTGAGAAGCGACAGCCGTTTGCCGAAAAAGTCCGGCGAAATTCTCGACACCCCCGTCACGTTCCCGCCGGGGTTCGAATGAGTGCTGATGAGCCCGGCCTCCCTGAGACTGCCGACGCCTTCCACCACGATCGGAATGGTTCTCGTCGCCTCCCGGGCGGCAACCGTCACCCGGGTGCCGCCGGCGACGATCACGTCCACCTTCATGCGCACCAGCTCTGCTGCGAGCTCGGGCAACCGATCCATTTTTCCTTCGGCGTAGCGGTACTCCAAGACGATGTTTTTCCCCTCCTCGTAGCCTAGATCGCGCAATCCCTGCCGGAGCCCTTGCTCCCGGGGCGCATTGATTGCTTTCGTGCTCGAGACGAGGACCCCTATCTTCCAGACTTTCGCCGCCTGCTGCACCTGGGCCTCGGCTATGGCTGTAATTGCAATCAGCAACGCGAAGATCAAATACAATGCAAAATATTTTCTCATGGCACCATTTCTCCACTCATCGAACTTCGTCTTCCGGTCGACAAGTCAATTTGACTTCTATCCTGGCAAGGTTTTTTTGTTCGGGCGTCAGGCTTTTAATGTTTTGCAAGATTACAGTCAGCATCGCTTGCTCCAGTTTCTTCTTATCGAGAACTTCCAAGCTCTGCTGACATATCTCTAGCTTGTCGATCTTATTCATCGGGGTTTGCAGCGACATGTCCATCCATATCAAGAATCCCAGCAATGAAACTGTTAGGTGCTTCAACTTATCCTCATTGACATAAATTCTCCGCCGGTGTCGGGTTGGCAAATGTTGTCCTCTTCTTCAGGCGCTATCGCCTGTTGCCTGATCGCCTTCTTTAAGCCGCGTGCGCGGCAAACGTCGCCGAGTCCTCGTTGGTGATCTGCAAGCGGAAGCCGCTCGGCTCCTTGAAATAAGTCCCGAGCTGCCCGGGCCGGCGACCTTCCCTCTCGCCGTGGTCGTCCCGCTCGTCGATCCCGGCCCGATGGAGCCGCTCGACGATGGCGTGAAAATCGTCGTCCCGGACGTGAAAAGCAAAATGCCTGCCGCGATAGGTCGTCGTGGTGACGGGCGAGAGCGCGGCCACTTCGTGGAGCACGATGCTCTGACGGCTCGGCACGCCGATGACGGCCAGCCCTTTATCGCGCTCGAGCAGAGTGAGTTTCAGAATCTCGGTGTAAAACCGGATGCTCTCCTTCAGATCGAGCGTGTCGAAATGGAGATGGTGCAGCCGGGTCGGAGCGTCTTCGCCGCGGAACAGCTCTAAAAGATTACCCTCGGAATCGGCGCAGGCAATGCCCTCGTGCGCGCCGCAGCCCGTCGCGATGCCCCTTTTCTCAATTTTTCTCGCGAGACCGTCGGCGACGTGAAGCTTTAACGTTATTTTCTGGAAGTCGCCCGCCGAAACCTCGAAACTATAACGCGGAAAGGAATCCAACGTTTCCGGCTTGGGAAGAGCCGCTTTGTTCTGGGAGAAAAGACCGATATGGTTTTGTCCGACCTTGATGAAGGTGCGGTTCACGCTGGCGTCGTTCATCTTGCGCAGGACCCTTCCGCCCAACACCTCGACGTAGAATTTTTCCGCGCGCTCCGGCTGCATCACCGGCAGCACGAAATGATCCAAATGCTGCACGGTTCCGGCCGTGCTGGTTTTTGGTTCCATAGAGAAACCCTCCCTTGGGTACCTCAGGCTTTTTAGCAGGAGAGCGGCCGTTTGAGCAAGCGGAACGTTGCCGCCCCGCAACGACGCGAGAAGGGCACAAACAAGCCGTCGGTCCTCGCGCTCACCGCTCTCCCGTCAGCCCATAGGCGGCCCAGTAAAACGGCTCGGGAAATTGTTCCATCGTTTTGAGCTGCGCCCGCCTTAGCGCCTCCGACTTGTTGGTCGTTTTCAAGTGGCGATAAAATTCGCGTATCAGCTCGTATCCCGCCCTGTCATTGACCTTCCATAGCGTCGTGACGACCGACGGACTTCCTGCATAGATAAACGCCCGTGTGAGCCCGATCATCTCGTCCCCATTGCTCAGCTTGCCCAGACCGGTGTCACACGCCGAAAGAACTACCATGGCCGCCTTAAGGCCCAAAGAGAATATCTCTCCCACGCTAAGCCGTCCGTCGTCGTGTCCGTCTCCTGCCAGCAGAAGAGCCGAACTCAAAGGGTCGTCCTCGTTAAGCTCGGCATGTACGGCAAAGTGCAGCATATCGTACTTGGGACTCATGGTGACAGCCCGAATTTTGCTCGCGTCTGCGAGGACATACACGGCGCTCTGAGGATAAAGCGTTGCTACTTCTTTGGCCTCCCGCTCGGCAAACCGAAGATTGTACGCCTCATCTCCTAGACTTGGATTTCCCATCACCAAAGCACTCTCTCCGCTCCCTCTCCTCTTCGCGCGGGTAAACTGCATCAAACTGGCACTCGATAGATAGTAAACCGGGTAGTCCTGAATCAAATATTTGCCCTCTGGCGAGAGCAGCGCCTGAAAGGGCACGTAATGCAGCACGTCGTGCGGAACGATCAAAAGCTCCTTGCCCCGTACGTGGGAAAGCGCCGGCTTTAGCAGAAGATCATAAAGCTCCTGCGAAGAAGCCTTGAATTTCTCCTCATCGGCGACGTTATAGATGCTCTCCCTCAAAGAGGTCACCTTGGCAATTAACGTCCTCCTCTCGATAGGAACTCTTACAAACTGCGCCTTATCTTTCTCCACGATCCAAAGCAGAGCTTCCTGCTCCGTCACAAAATACTCCAGCATGCTCACGCCCGGCTCTAAATGCTCCTGGACTTCTTTTAGAGTGAGAGGCTCGACGCTCATGAGCGAGGCCTGTTCCTTATCTTGTTTTCGAACCTTGGAAAGAAAAGCCTCGTAGGATTTCTCGGCTTCCGCCAGCTCTCTCCTTGAACTCTCTCTCTCCGTCCCGACTCCTTCCTCCTCGCCCGCCGCCGACTTGGCCTTAAGCGCAGCGATCCGCTCCTGCAAAGCTCTCTCCTCTTCCAGCAGGCCGCCCTGCACTCTCGACAACTGAACTTTACTGCCTAAAATATCCAGGAAGGTCCGGGAGCGTGCGCGCTCGCCGTAATTAAAGGCGTCCTCTGCCTTTCCTGCGGAGAGAAGAGCCTTCATCATTTTGACATAGGCGCCCAATTCCCCTTCGAAAAAGGATTGTCTGTGTTCTTCCGACTGGAGCAGGGTGCGGGTCGATTCGACTTGTTGGATAGCTCTCCGATAGTAGGGAATGGCCTCAGCGGGCTTTCCGCTTTGATTAAAGACATCGCCGATCCGAAGGCTCGCGGAGCTGATCGCAATCGGCCTTTGTTGGCTTTCGGCCAGGGCCAGCGCCTTCTTGAGATTTTCCAGCGCACGAGGAAAGTCTTTTCGAGCGAGATAAACTTGGCCTAACCCCAGATAGAGACTGCTTTCTGCTTGCGTCCTCGCGCTGAATCGTTCGATAAGATCGATTCCCTTTTCATAAGTCTTGATCGCTGCTTCCATATTGCCGGTCCGTTGATACGCCTCCGCAAGCTGAGCGAGACTAATGACCACCAAGTGAACCGCAGTGTGTAAGACACCAGATTTTAACCTTTTTACAGTCGTAAGATAACTCAGTCGGGAGTCCTGGACTCGAACGGAATAGGAGAGGTGCTCAATCGCCTTTTGCAGATCTCCACGACGCAGAAAATCCGCTCCTAACATCCTATTAAAATGCCCATCGTAACCTTCTTTGAACGGCCCAGGCGACAACTTCTTCGCGGTCTCGATTCCCTTCTCTGTCCATTCCCTAGCTTTTTCGTATTGCCTCAGGTTGCCGTGCACTTGGGCCAGGAGAAAAATGGCTCGGACCCGCGGTTCTTGATCCCCTGTTTTTTCTGCGAACTCCAGCGCTTTGCCGGCGTAAGAGAGGGCCTTCTGCAATTGGCCGCTGTTCTGGGCGGCCCATGCAGCCTCGTTGTAGGCGCTTGCCGCCAGAGCCCACTTTCCGTTTTTTTCCGCCTCTTGGCCTTGTGCCTCCATCGCGCTCAAAAACTCTTTCGCTTCTCCCTTCGCGATCGCGTCGCGGGCGGAATTTGGATCCGACCGGTACTTCTGGGCGAAGCAAACCGTCACGAGAAGGCATGTAAGGACAAAACTGCAGAGCAAGCCGACTAACGTCTTCGACGCTTTCATGTCTATGGCACCTGGAGAAATCAGCATGGCCTCCGATGAAAACTGTCCGTGCTACTGAACCTCGATCACATCGATCGACCGCTTGCCCAGCCGCCGCGCGCCTTCGGGCGTGCAAACCACGCAGTCGCCCCAGTACAAACGCTTATTGCCGTCCGGCGTCGCCACCGTCGGCTTCAGAATAAAGACGACGTTTTCTTCAAGCTTCCAGCGGGCGTGCGCGTCGGTCGTCGAACGCGCGGAAACCGGCGCGTCGTCGCCCAGACCGCGCCCGTGAAACAGCGGCCGGAGCGTGAAGGAGGAGGTGTGCTTTTTCCCCCAATCGACGACGAACCGATTCAACTCGCCGATCGTGAGACCCGGCTTAAAAATCTCATAGGTGGCCTGCAAAATTTCTTGACAGGTGCGAAAGATGTCGTGCCATACCGGCTCGACGCGGCCGATGAACATCGGCTGCACGCCCTGGCCGACGTAGCCGAGCCAGCGCGCTTCGATCTCGTTCATCACGATGTCGCCGTTCTGGAGCGGACGCAGAGTCGGCATGATGTTGTTGCCGTGCGGCTCGGGACCCGCGGACCATTGCAGCATCGTCGGCAGCTCGCCGCCTTCTTTGACCATCGCGTGGATCATCGCCGCATAGACCTCGCACTCGCGCACGCCGGGACGCGCGGTTTGCGCCATGGCGTCGATCGCTTTTTCGACCAGCTCGACCGCCTTCGCCAGAGCGTCGATCTCCTCGCGGCTCTTGACGTATTTCGCCCGCTCCAGCAAATCCGTCGCATCGACGAAGGTCGCGCGCGGAAACGCTTTCTCGATCGCGCGCATCGTGCCGTAAGGCATGACGCCTTCGGGAGCGCGGCTGACGTTGTAAAGTCCCGCGACGCCGATGCGGCCTTGCTCGACGTTGAGCTCGCGCAAGCGCTCGACCACGCCCCTGCCGAAATAGCGATTGCAGTTGCGCACGTCCGTGACCCAGTCCTGGAAGCCGAGCCAGTAGTGGATGGGAGGGATGGCCATCGCGATCGCGGTGACTTCGCCCTCCAGGGGAAAGACCGCCGCGGCCTCGCCGCAGTTGCCGCCGATGCCCGTCAAATAGCGCGTGTTGGCTTGAAAGTGGTCCCAGTGGCCGGTGTTGACGGCGGTGACGATCGCGTCCAGCCCCTCTTCGGCCATGAGCCGCCGCACGAGCCGCCAGCGCCGGTCGCGCTCGGCCAGCGAGAAGCGCGGCACGATCAATTTTTCAATTTCATCCACTGGATGCAACTATCTTAACGCCGCCTGGAGTTTCTTGAAGAGCCGATGCGTGAGACGAGGGGCATCAAGCGTACTGCAGAACTTCTCCCAGAACTCTCGTGCCGCCTAACACTAAAGTATCGCATCGGCTCGGAAAGAGAGTCCCAGGCGGCGTTGGGGACCGGCCGCTCTGCTATCCGGCGACGAGCATCTCGACTTTGCGCTCGCCGTGATCCCGATAGCCGGTATCGGTAACGACCAGCGAA
This window of the Candidatus Binatia bacterium genome carries:
- a CDS encoding CHAT domain-containing protein; translated protein: MKASKTLVGLLCSFVLTCLLVTVCFAQKYRSDPNSARDAIAKGEAKEFLSAMEAQGQEAEKNGKWALAASAYNEAAWAAQNSGQLQKALSYAGKALEFAEKTGDQEPRVRAIFLLAQVHGNLRQYEKAREWTEKGIETAKKLSPGPFKEGYDGHFNRMLGADFLRRGDLQKAIEHLSYSVRVQDSRLSYLTTVKRLKSGVLHTAVHLVVISLAQLAEAYQRTGNMEAAIKTYEKGIDLIERFSARTQAESSLYLGLGQVYLARKDFPRALENLKKALALAESQQRPIAISSASLRIGDVFNQSGKPAEAIPYYRRAIQQVESTRTLLQSEEHRQSFFEGELGAYVKMMKALLSAGKAEDAFNYGERARSRTFLDILGSKVQLSRVQGGLLEEERALQERIAALKAKSAAGEEEGVGTERESSRRELAEAEKSYEAFLSKVRKQDKEQASLMSVEPLTLKEVQEHLEPGVSMLEYFVTEQEALLWIVEKDKAQFVRVPIERRTLIAKVTSLRESIYNVADEEKFKASSQELYDLLLKPALSHVRGKELLIVPHDVLHYVPFQALLSPEGKYLIQDYPVYYLSSASLMQFTRAKRRGSGESALVMGNPSLGDEAYNLRFAEREAKEVATLYPQSAVYVLADASKIRAVTMSPKYDMLHFAVHAELNEDDPLSSALLLAGDGHDDGRLSVGEIFSLGLKAAMVVLSACDTGLGKLSNGDEMIGLTRAFIYAGSPSVVTTLWKVNDRAGYELIREFYRHLKTTNKSEALRRAQLKTMEQFPEPFYWAAYGLTGER
- a CDS encoding VOC family protein, translating into MEPKTSTAGTVQHLDHFVLPVMQPERAEKFYVEVLGGRVLRKMNDASVNRTFIKVGQNHIGLFSQNKAALPKPETLDSFPRYSFEVSAGDFQKITLKLHVADGLARKIEKRGIATGCGAHEGIACADSEGNLLELFRGEDAPTRLHHLHFDTLDLKESIRFYTEILKLTLLERDKGLAVIGVPSRQSIVLHEVAALSPVTTTTYRGRHFAFHVRDDDFHAIVERLHRAGIDERDDHGEREGRRPGQLGTYFKEPSGFRLQITNEDSATFAAHAA
- a CDS encoding ABC transporter substrate-binding protein, with the protein product MRKYFALYLIFALLIAITAIAEAQVQQAAKVWKIGVLVSSTKAINAPREQGLRQGLRDLGYEEGKNIVLEYRYAEGKMDRLPELAAELVRMKVDVIVAGGTRVTVAAREATRTIPIVVEGVGSLREAGLISTHSNPGGNVTGVSRISPDFFGKRLSLLKESVPKAFRVAALFTSDNPSYEARVKEMDLGVRALGMKLQPLAVKTASGFDGAFKAAAKEQAEALLVMPDALFHSHPERIVELATKGKLPTMYDRVDFVEAGGLMSYGVSLPDLSRQAAWYVVQILQGAKPSDLSLVEPIQSKFTINLKAAQQIGLTLPSPVVMKADKVIK
- a CDS encoding M24 family metallopeptidase → MDEIEKLIVPRFSLAERDRRWRLVRRLMAEEGLDAIVTAVNTGHWDHFQANTRYLTGIGGNCGEAAAVFPLEGEVTAIAMAIPPIHYWLGFQDWVTDVRNCNRYFGRGVVERLRELNVEQGRIGVAGLYNVSRAPEGVMPYGTMRAIEKAFPRATFVDATDLLERAKYVKSREEIDALAKAVELVEKAIDAMAQTARPGVRECEVYAAMIHAMVKEGGELPTMLQWSAGPEPHGNNIMPTLRPLQNGDIVMNEIEARWLGYVGQGVQPMFIGRVEPVWHDIFRTCQEILQATYEIFKPGLTIGELNRFVVDWGKKHTSSFTLRPLFHGRGLGDDAPVSARSTTDAHARWKLEENVVFILKPTVATPDGNKRLYWGDCVVCTPEGARRLGKRSIDVIEVQ